A window of Hippoglossus stenolepis isolate QCI-W04-F060 chromosome 18, HSTE1.2, whole genome shotgun sequence contains these coding sequences:
- the nedd4l gene encoding E3 ubiquitin-protein ligase NEDD4-like isoform X3 encodes MAQRLRLYFGSGRSNTAPEILEGDCEDHDNDVVTPLSMQPPQESRPSLVQTAQRVPPRAFGSLSEPLLKRSSSMFIPQLAAYTDPRPTKSSSMQISLQRSNGSSNGDSIGPADDIPPPSYTPPGPAPAYTEPQIQTDVPLHPPPPYCSPASFNSQTSLTEPNLSKRRVFSIGSNEHTVYSKGQPGISVGGICIQRNSPDGSDVQHFRILPYGGTGWSVQQQSSDHCSGVNGGTKRLVFQLQQNQDQDQSQGAAASPEECTDDGHASLRAGRAVRYPKIRLERRSSYQRLLLENQHQKSGADSQAIEETQTDMETQRMEARNRSNGCTFKISGDTPRRQPHFKIYFTSGGGGDQDVNLCNDSTRNNPKTRDDFLGQVDVPLSHLPTEDPAMERPYTFKDFLLRPRSHKSRVKGYLRLKMAYLPKQGGPEEEAGEVREEAEGWDESADSGSQRPQQLLPPMPPGWEEKVDNLGRTYYVNHNNRSTQWKRPSNIELISETESDDQQRQINQEAHRVFRSRRHISEDLENEHLEPRDMDNSWELITEEDPSDSSPPSLPGPSSILTPQPPPTAASQEFSEDLNLRLSLTPDTNGEVPGPSSALGQLSNRLRSSSMTDGVSDQAQPPPLTQSSQTRRTRAQTVSGGEESMSPSSTAYTLTTPGLPPGWEERKDAKGRTYYVNHNSRNTTWTRPIVQLTEDGASTSAAASSSSSAAAASSSAASASGGASALPPPATPSSSNASNNHLHEPLVRRPRSLSSPTVTLSTPLEGANNIQVRRAVKDSVSNPQSPQPSPYSSPKSQHKTQQSFLPPGWEMRIAPNGRPFFIDHNSRVTTWEDPRLKYPVHMRNKNSMEPGELGPLPPGWEERVHSDGRTFYIDHNTKNTQWEDPRLQSPAITGPAVPYSREFKQKYDYFRKKLKKPADIPNRFEMKLHRNNIFEESYRRIMSLKRPDVLKARLWIEFESEKGLDYGGVAREWFFLLSKEMFNPYYGLFEYSATDNYTLQINPNSGLCNEDHLSYFKFIGRVAGMAVFHGKLLDGFFIRPFYKMMLGKQISLKDMESVDSEYYNSLKWILENDPTELDLRFCIDEDNFGQTYQVDLKPSGSDMVVTNDNKKEYIDLVIQWRFVNRVQKQMNAFLEGFTELIIIDLIKIFDENELELLMCGLGDVDVNDWRQHTVYKNGYCPNHPVIQWFWKVVLLMDAEKRIRLLQFVTGTSRVPMNGFAELYGSNGPQLFTIEQWGTPEKLPRAHTCFNRLDLPTYESFEDLREKLLMAVENAQGFEGVD; translated from the exons ATGGCACAACGTCTGCGTTTGTACTTTGGATCAGGCCGCAGTAACACAGCCCCGGAGATACTGGAAGGAGACTGTGAGGACCACGACAACGACGTGGTTACACCGCTCAGCATGCAGCCACCTCAAGAATCAAGGCCTTCTCTAGTGCAAACTGCACAGCGCGTCCCACCAAGGGCTTTTGGTTCGCTCTCTGAGCCTTTGCTTAAACGCAGCTCCTCCATGTTCATACCCCAGCTTGCTGCCTACACTGACCCACGGCCCACTAAGAGCTCCTCCATGCAAATCTCCCTGCAGCGTTCCAATGGATCAAGTAATGGAGATTCCATTGGCCCTGCGGATGATATCCCGCCACCTAGTTATACTCCTCCAGGACCTGCGCCTGCCTATACTGAACCACAGATTCAAACAGATGTTCCACTACATCCGCCTCCTCCATACTGCAGCCCGGCTTCTTTCAACTCGCAGACTTCTCTGACGGAGCCGAACTTGTCCAAACGCAGAGTCTTTAGTATTGGTTCAAATGAACATACTGTGTACAGCAAAGGACAACCTGGTATCAGTGTTGGTGGAATTTGCATCCAGAGGAACTCCCCTGATGGTTCTGATGTCCAGCATTTCAGAATCCTTCCTTATGGTGGTACTGGCTGGTCCgtccagcagcagagctcagacCATTGCTCTGGTGTTAATGGTGGAACAAAGAGATTAGTGTTTCAGCTCCAGCAAAAtcaggaccaggaccagagCCAGGGTGCTGCTGCATCACCGGAAGAATGCACAGATGATGGCCATGCCAGCTTAAGGGCTGGCCGTGCGGTCCGTTACCCCAAAATTCGACTGGAGAGAAGGTCATCTTAtcagaggctgctgctggagaatcAACATCAGAAAAGTGGCGCAGATAGCCAAGCTATAGAGGAGACCCAAACAgacatggagacacagagaatgGAAGCAAGAAACAGATCCAATGGTTGTACTTTCAAAATCAGTGGAGATACTCCTCGAAGGCAGCCTCATTTCAAGATATATTTTACCTCGGGTGGAGGGGGAGATCAGGATGTGAACCTTTGCAATGATTCCACGAGGAATAATCCGAAG ACCAGAGATGATTTCCTTGGTCAGGTGGATGTTCCACTCAGTCATCTGCCG ACAGAGGACCCGGCGATGGAGCGTCCTTACACGTTTAAAGACTTCCTCCTGCGGCCCAGAAG TCACAAGTCCAGGGTGAAGGGTTACCTGCGACTGAAGATGGCCTATCTGCCCAAACAAGGAGGACCCGAGGAGGAGGCCGGAGAAGTTAGGGAGGAGGCTGAG GGATGGGATGAGTCTGCAGACTCAGGCTCCCAGCGACCGCAACAGCTGCTGCCCCCGATGCCCCCAGGCTGGGAAGAGAAGGTGGACAACCTGGGACGCACCTACTATGTCAACCACAACAACCGCAGCACACAGTGGAAACGGCCCTCAAACAT aGAATTGATTTCAGAGACTGAGAGTGACGATCAACAGCGGCAGATCAACCAGGAAGCTCACCGTGTTTTCCGATCGAGACGCCACATTAGTGAAGACCTGGAGAATGAGCACCTGGAACCCAGGGACATGGACAAT TCCTGGGAGCTCATCACAGAAGAAGATCCCAGCGACAGCTCGCCCCCGTCTCTACCCGGCCCCTCCTCCATCTTGACACCGCAGCCCCCACCAACAGCCGCCTCACAGGAGTTTTCGGAAGATTTGAATCTGAGGCTGTCGCTCACTCCCGATACCAACGGGGAAGTACCAGGGCCGAGCTCTGCTCTG GGCCAGCTGTCAAACAGACTCCGCTCCTCTAGTATGACGGATGGCGTCAGTGATCAagcccagcctcctcctctcacg CAGAGTTCCCAGACCAGAAGAACAAGAGCTCAAACAGTCTCAGGTGGTGAGGAGTCTATG TCTCCCTCGTCGACTGCTTACACCTTGACCACCCCTGGCCTGCCCCCtggatgggaggagaggaaggacgCCAAGGGAAGAACTTATTACGTGAACCATAACAGCCGCAACACAACCTGGACTAGGCCAATTGTGCAG CTGACTGAAGACGGAGCCAgcacctcagcagcagcatcatcatcatcatcggcagcagcagcatcatcctCAGCAGCATCAGCGTCAGGAGGAGCCTCAGCCCTGCCACCCCCtgccaccccctcctcctccaatgCCTCCAATAACCACCTCCATGAACCCCTAGTCCGACGACCTCGTAGCCTCAGCTCTCCTACCGTCACCCTTTCCACCCCCTTAGAG GGAGCCAACAATATCCAGGTACGGAGGGCTGTGAAGGACTCGGTCTCCAATCCCCAGTCACCTCAACCCTCCCCCTACAGTTCCCCCAAGTCCCAGCACAAGACGCAGCAGAGCTTCCTGCCCCCAGGCTGGGAGATGAGGATAGCCCCCAACGGACGGCCCTTCTTCATCGACCACAACAGCAGAGTAACCACCTGG GAGGATCCCAGATTGAAATACCCAGTACATATGAGGAATAAGAACTCAATGGAGCCTGGTGAACTTGGTCCTCTTCCC ccTGGATGGGAAGAGAGAGTTCACTCAGACGGACGCACTTTCTACATTGACCACA ATACCAAGAACACGCAGTGGGAGGACCCTCGACTGCAGAGTCCGGCTATCACAGGACCT GCTGTTCCCTACTCCAGAGAGTTCAAGCAGAAATACGACTACTTCAGGAAGAAACTGAAGAAACCT GCTGACATCCCCAACCGATTCGAGATGAAACTGCACAGGAACAACATCTTCGAAGAGTCGTACCGTCGCATCATGTCCCTGAAGAGGCCGGATGTTCTGAAGGCACGGCTGTGGATCGAGTTCGAGTCGGAGAAAGGGTTGGACTACGGCGGCGTGGCCAGAGAGTGGTTCTTCCTCTTATCTAAGGAGATGTTCAATCCTTACTACGGCCTGTTTGAATACTCTGCCAC gGACAACTACACTCTTCAAATTAATCCCAACTCGGGCTTGTGCAACGAGGATCATCTCTCCTACTTCAAGTTTATCGGACGTGTGGCAGGAATGGCTGTGTTTCATGGAAAACTACTAGATG GTTTTTTCATCCGACCATTTTACAAGATGATGCTGGGAAAACAGATCTCTCTTAAAGACATGGAGTCTGTG GACAGTGAATACTACAACTCTCTAAAGTGGATTCTGGAGAATGATCCCACTGAGCTGGACCTGAGGTTTTGTATTGATGAAGACAACTTTGGACAG ACATACCAGGTCGACCTGAAGCCCAGCGGCTCAGACATGGTCGTCACCAATGACAACAAAAAGGAATACATAGA CCTGGTCATCCAGTGGAGGTTTGTCAATCGGGTCCAGAAGCAGATGAACGCTTTCCTTGAG GGATTCACTGAGCTCATCATAATAGATCTGATCAAGATCTTTGATGAAAACGAACTAGAG ctgctcatgtgtggtctggGTGATGTCGACGTCAACGACTGGAGACAACACACTGTTTACAAGAATGGATACTGTCCCAACCATCCTGTTATACAGTGGTTCTGGAAg GTCGTTCTGTTGATGGATGCTGAGAAGAGAATCCGGCTCCTCCAGTTCGTGACGGGAACATCTCGAGTACCAATGAACGGCTTTGCCGAGCTTTATG GTTCTAATGGTCCTCAGCTGTTCACCATTGAGCAGTGGGGAACACCAGAGAAGTTGCCAAGAGCTCACACATG TTTCAACCGCTTGGATCTGCCAACCT